In the Gossypium raimondii isolate GPD5lz chromosome 9, ASM2569854v1, whole genome shotgun sequence genome, one interval contains:
- the LOC105800531 gene encoding non-specific lipid transfer protein GPI-anchored 20, with protein sequence MEFSKSCSSHHVPVMVVLALMSLMMLLLPVNGQTINNPCTPAMLTTFTPCFNFLTNSSANATSPSAACCNALKNLTSSSMGCTCLIVTGSVPFRLPINRTLAVSLPRACNMPNVPLQCNAPRGAPIPAPGPVSLAPKLSPGASPSLSPQSPIVPEPTPSAEVPDSGTTPALTPPSSTAGSGAPTAATGSRPVLTPSAANPAYSFSPFLLVFTLGFVIFKY encoded by the exons ATGGAGTTTTCCAAGTCATGTTCTTCTCACCATGTTCCAGTTATGGTCGTCTTAGCTTTGATGTCATTGATGATGTTGTTGTTGCCTGTTAATGGACAGACCATCAACAATCCATGCACTCCGGCTATGCTTACCACTTTCACTCCTTGCTTCAATTTCCTCACCAATAGCAGTGCCAACGCCACGTCGCCCAGCGCCGCTTGTTGTAACGCTCTTAAAAACCTCACGAGCAGTAGCATGGGTTGCACGTGCCTCATCGTCACAGGAAGTGTACCTTTCCGGCTTCCGATTAACCGGACCCTTGCCGTCTCCCTTCCTCGAGCTTGTAACATGCCTAATGTTCCCCTCCAATGCAATG cgCCCCGTGGTGCACCTATTCCTGCTCCAG GTCCAGTCTCTCTAGCACCCAAACTCTCCCCTGGAGCTTCACCATCTTTAAGCCCCCAAAGTCCCATTGTGCCGGAACCGACACCATCTGCCGAGGTGCCTGATTCCGGCACCACACCGGCTCTAACTCCACCATCGTCCACAGCAGGTTCGGGAGCCCCGACGGCCGCAACGGGGAGCCGCCCTGTTCTCACCCCATCAGCTGCCAACCCCGCTTACAGTTTCTCACCATTCCTTTTGGTGTTCACATTGGGATTTGTGATTTTCAAGTActaa
- the LOC105800534 gene encoding non-specific lipid transfer protein GPI-anchored 25, which translates to MAANIFILLLLGVAAQPLPPAPQQPGCVEELVAFSPCLPFVSDPPNNATDSVAPQCCDVFNSAFESGDGYCFCYILRQPRIFGFPLNRERVASLSSFCMAKNGVASLDSLCSSGAPALPPLPSTTDSGILKPFNSRLDNDSTSSPPESAVKSLTPPSSSVEEAVFSSATNQIYKHITWFLLGMQNDMMERVLLAEKHHQKQMVTVYEDLSSFRLLLPLCRRTVS; encoded by the exons ATGGCAGCGAACATCTTCATATTGCTCCTCCTTGGTGTGGCGGCGCAGCCACTTCCACCAGCACCCCAGCAACCAGGCTGCGTGGAGGAGCTGGTGGCGTTTTCGCCTTGCCTGCCCTTTGTATCAGACCCACCAAACAACGCCACAGACTCAGTTGCTCCACAGTGCTGCGACGTCTTCAATTCTGCTTTCGAATCCGGCGACGGTTACTGTTTCTGTTACATCCTCCGGCAGCCGCGGATCTTTGGGTTTCCGTTGAACAGAGAAAGGGTTGCTTCACTGTCTTCCTTTTGCATGGCCAAGAACGGCGTTGCTTCTCTAGACTCGCTCTGCTCTTCag GTGCACCAGCGCTGCCGCCATTGCCAAGCACCACAGATTCAGGGATATTGAAACCATTCAATTCTC GTTTAGATAATGATTCAACAAGCTCACCCCCAGAATCTGCGGTCAAGTCGCTAACACCGCCAAGTTCCTCAGTAGAAGAAGCTGTTTTTTCTTCTGCAACAAACCAGATTTACAAGCATATTACTTGGTTCCTACTTGGAATG CAAAATGATATGAtggaaagagttttattagCAGAAAAACATCATCAAAAACAGATGGTAACAGTGTATGAAGATCTCTCCTCTTTTCGTTTGCTTTTACCACTATGCCGTCGTACTGTCTCTTGA
- the LOC105800532 gene encoding probable RNA helicase SDE3, which produces MGTVGDKSDDEYSVIGDKREINFIDYANNKSVFDYNHEGGPLIISAPFPFSKGNPQSVFVGATAFDLISIENTTSEPVELWTKIYASTPKDSFVLSLMKPPSANSEDDMSQGFVELFDLEDRMIQPGETLTIWLSCKAKEIGLHTTIVHFDVEGERLERMVFLLVEDKISQSLASKKPYSRAQRKKQFPVDEFVTGPRPVRAMGRGVRNRLLPYDIPKDIRELVENKQTTDAIKAGLTRDNYVSYFKHLLILEELQLEEDMRAYNMENINMRKKGNYLSLQVPGLAEKRPSLVHGDHIFAKLACEDASGSGRVYEGCIHRVEADEVYLKFAPEFHSNHIDENLYNVQFTYNRINMRRQYQAIDAAKSLNVSLLFPSGSPKSRVIETTPLVPICCTLNEEQMCSIEMILGCKGGPPYVIFGPPGTGKTMTIVEAILQLYSTQKSSRILVCAPSNSAADFILERLLNEESVEIKENEIFRLNAATRPYYDVNPDFLRFCFFDELVFKCPPLSVLACYRIIISTYMSSSLLYAESVGKGHFSHIFLDESGQASEPESMIPVANLCRRETVVVLAGDPKQLGPVIYSKEAENFGLGKSYLERLFEHEFYSNGNENYVTKLVRNYRCHPEILYLPSLLFYNDELIPCKDDIGSLLNSVKFLPNKDYPVFFFGIQGCDEREGSNPSWFNRIEASKVVEIVSSLTASGILNEKDIGVITPYRQQVLKLMKAFENLDIPDVKVGTVEQFQGQERKVIIISTVRSTIKHNEFDRTHCLGFLSNPRRFNVAVTRAIALLVIVGNPHIISKDPYWSQLIWRCADHNSYQGCALPERQEYEDDAEVSTPEDCRIDDENSIAEMWGEDTKEIGNLIPFTDEAEWSDGWK; this is translated from the exons ATGGGAACAGTTGGTGACAAATCCGATGATGAGTATTCGGTCATCGGGGACAAACGCGAAATCAATTTCATCGATTATGCAAACAACAAATCTGTTTTTGATTACAATCATGAGGGGGGTCCTCTCATAATTTCTGCACCATTCCCATTCTCGAAAGGGAATCCTCAATCTGTATTCGTGGGAGCAACTGCATTTGATTTGATCAGTATCGAAAACACCACTAGTGAACCGGTTGAGTTGTGGACTAAAATTTACGCATCAACGCCTAAGGATTCTTTCGTTCTTTCTTTGATGAAACCCCCGTCGGCAAATTCTGAAGACGATATGAGCCAAGGGTTTGTCGAGCTTTTCGATTTAGAGGACCGAATGATACAGCCTGGAGAGACTTTAACCATTTGGTTGTCTTGCAAAGCAAAGGAAATTGGCTTGCATACTACCATAGTGCATTTTGATGTGGAGGGTGAAAGATTGGAAAGAATGGTCTTTCTCTTGGTTGAAGATAAGATCTCACAATCTTTGGCTTCTAAGAAGCCATATTCCAGAGCTCAAAGAAAGAAGCAATTTCCAGTGGATGAATTTGTTACAGGGCCACGCCCGGTAAGGGCAATGGGTCGAGGTGTTCGAAATAGGCTTCTCCCATATGACATTCCGAAGGATATTAGAGAACTGGTCGAGAATAAGCAGACTACTGATGCTATTAAAGCAGGTCTTACAAGGGATAATTATGTATCTTACTTCAAACATCTCTTAATCTTGGAAGAGTTACAACTCGAG GAGGACATGAGGGCCTATAACATGGAGAATATCAACATGAGGAAGAAAGGGAATTATTTATCACTTCAGGTCCCTGGGCTCGCTGAAAAAAGGCCTTCCCTTGTCCATGGAGATCATATTTTTGCTAAACTTGCATGTGAAGATGCTAGTGGATCAGGCAGAGTTTATGAG GGTTGTATCCATCGGGTAGAAGCTGATGAAGTGTACTTGAAGTTTGCACCAGAATTTCACTCGAATCACATAGATGAGAATCTTTATAATGTGCAGTTCACCTATAACCGAATCAATATGCGGAGGCAATACCAGGCCATTGATGCAGCAAAAAGCCTAAATGTAAGTCTCCTTTTTCCATCTGGGTCACCCAAAAGTAGGGTGATTGAAACCACTCCACTAGTGCCCATATGTTGTACACTTAACGAGGAGCAGATGTGTTCAATTGAGATGATCCTTGGCTGCAAAGGAGGACCTCCTTATGTGATTTTTGGGCCACCAGGTACAGGGAAGACCATGACAATAGTGGAGGCAATCCTCCAGCTCTACTCAACCCAAAAATCTTCTCGAATTCTTGTGTGTGCACCTTCAAATAGCGCGGCTGATTTCATACTAGAGAGACTCCTTAATGAGGAGTCTGTTGAGATTAAAGAGAATGAAATATTCAGACTAAATGCAGCTACACGACCATATTACGACGTCAACCCGGATTTTCTCCGGTTTTGCTTCTTTGATGAGCTTGTTTTCAAATGTCCTCCACTTAGTGTTCTCGCCTGCTACAGAATCATCATCTCAACTTACATGAGTTCCTCCCTTCTGTATGCAGAAAGTGTTGGTAAAGGCCATTTCTCTCATATTTTCTTGGATGAGTCAGGTCAAGCTTCAGAGCCAGAAAGCATGATCCCTGTAGCGAACCTTTGCCGAAGAGAGACTGTTGTTGTTCTTGCTGGGGATCCAAAGCAGTTAGGTCCAGTTATATACTCCAAAGAAGCCGAGAATTTTGGACTGGGGAAGTCATACTTAGAAAGGTTGTTTGAACACGAGTTTTATTCTAATGGCAATGAAAACTATGTGACAAAACTGGTTAGAAACTATCGATGTCACCCAGAGATCCTCTATCTCCCTTCACTTCTCTTCTACAATGATGAATTGATCCCTTGCAAAGATGACATAGGTTCATTATTGAACTCAGTAAAGTTTCTTCCTAATAAGGACTACCctgtttttttctttggtaTACAAGGTTGTGATGAGAGGGAAGGAAGTAATCCATCATGGTTCAATCGGATTGAAGCCAGCAAGGTTGTAGAAATTGTTAGTAGTTTGACAGCAAGTGGGATTCTGAACGAGAAAGATATCGGGGTGATAACCCCCTATAGGCAGCAAGTCCTTAAACTAATGAAGGCCTTCGAGAATCTCGACATACCAGATGTCAAGGTTGGCACCGTCGAACAATTTCAAGGCCAAGAACGAAAAGTTATCATTATATCTACCGTCCGATCAACAATCAAACACAATGAGTTCGACAGAACCCACTGTCTCGGGTTTTTGAGCAATCCTAGAAGGTTTAATGTGGCGGTTACTCGCGCCATAGCTTTACTTGTTATTGTTGGAAATCCTCACATAATTTCCAAG GACCCTTACTGGAGTCAGCTTATATGGCGTTGTGCCGATCATAACTCTTACCAGGGTTGTGCTCTGCCTGAAAGGCAAGAGTATGAAGATGATGCAGAAGTTTCAACTCCGGAGGATTGTCGGATCGATGATGAAAACAGCATTGCTGAAATGTGGGGTGAAGATACCAAGGAAATTGGAAATCTCATTCCTTTCACGGATGAAGCCGAGTGGTCCGATGGGTGGAAATGA
- the LOC105800533 gene encoding proteasome subunit beta type-2-A encodes MECVFGFVGNGFAVVAADTSAVHSILVHKSNEDKIMVLDSHKLIAASGESGDRVQFTEYIQKNVALYQFRNGIPLTTAAAANFTRGELATALRKNPYFVNILLAGYDKETGPSLYYIDYIATLHKVDKGAFGYGSYFSLSMMDRHYHSGMTVEEAIDLVDKCIMEIRSRLVVAPPNFVIKIVDKDGAREYAWRESVKDAAVASA; translated from the exons GAGTGCGTGTTCGGCTTCGTAGGCAATGGCTTTGCCGTAGTGGCGGCGGACACATCGGCGGTTCACAGCATCCTCGTCCACAAATCCAACGAAGACAAGATCATGGTCCTCGATTCTCACAAACTCATCGCCGCCAGCGGTGAATCCGGTGACAG AGTGCAATTCACGGAGTATATACAGAAAAACGTGGCTTTGTATCAGTTTCGCAATGGTATTCCTTTGACAACTGCCGCCGCTGCCAATTTCACTCGCGGTGAGCTTGCCACTGCATTAAGgaag AACCCATACTTCGTGAACATTCTTCTTGCTGGCTACGACAAAGAGACAGGCCCCTCACTTTACTACATCGACTACATCGCTACACTTCACAAAGTTGATAAGGGAGCATTCGGGTACGGATcctatttttctctctctatgATGGACAGGCACTACCACAGCGGCATGACTGTGGAAGAAGCCATCGACTTGGTAGATAAATGCATAATGGAGATAAGGTCACGACTTGTTGTGGCACCTCCAAACTTTGTTATCAAGATCGTCGACAAAGATGGAGCGAGGGAGTATGCCTGGCGTGAATCCGTCAAGGATGCTGCAGTTGCTTCAGCTTGA